In one Methylobacterium sp. SyP6R genomic region, the following are encoded:
- a CDS encoding photosystem reaction center subunit H, protein MRPPFVLSGLLALVLAGHALTAGAKDAQQTPVQTAPVAPPAPSATCDIVGLRLEDVIAKSPELQRSANEQTVRDLRTLRDAAVVLDAYRHPQVCAQVLAVLRGLAANPEKAIDQSGDTDEEKAEAVEKARTPKAPETSPGKMPETKAK, encoded by the coding sequence ATGCGCCCGCCCTTCGTCCTCTCCGGCCTCCTGGCCCTCGTGCTCGCCGGCCACGCCCTCACGGCCGGAGCCAAGGACGCACAGCAGACGCCCGTACAAACGGCGCCAGTGGCGCCCCCCGCCCCGAGCGCGACCTGCGACATCGTCGGCCTGCGCCTCGAGGACGTGATCGCCAAGTCGCCCGAATTGCAGCGCTCGGCCAACGAGCAGACCGTGCGCGACCTGCGCACCCTGCGCGACGCCGCCGTGGTGCTGGACGCCTACAGGCACCCGCAGGTCTGCGCCCAGGTTCTGGCGGTCCTGCGCGGCCTGGCGGCCAATCCCGAAAAGGCGATCGACCAGAGCGGCGACACCGACGAGGAGAAGGCCGAGGCCGTCGAGAAGGCCCGTACACCCAAGGCACCCGAGACGTCCCCCGGGAAGATGCCGGAGACGAAGGCGAAGTAG
- a CDS encoding metallopeptidase family protein, with protein sequence MTETPDADWSARRAPDLAAIEALAEAAFARLPEAFRALCEGVVIRVDEFPDDETLEEMGCESEFDLLGLFRGTGLAQGGGVLNLATGQFPNMVWLYRRPLLDYWAEHDETLGHLVAHVLVHEIGHHFGLSDDDMTAIEAAATDG encoded by the coding sequence ATGACAGAGACGCCCGACGCCGACTGGAGCGCCCGCCGCGCCCCCGACCTCGCCGCCATCGAGGCCTTGGCCGAGGCCGCCTTCGCGCGCCTGCCGGAGGCGTTCCGCGCCTTATGCGAGGGGGTGGTGATCCGGGTCGACGAGTTTCCCGACGACGAGACCCTGGAGGAGATGGGCTGCGAGAGCGAGTTCGACCTCCTCGGCCTGTTCCGCGGCACCGGCCTGGCGCAGGGCGGCGGCGTCCTGAACCTCGCCACCGGGCAGTTTCCCAACATGGTCTGGCTCTACCGCCGTCCGCTGCTCGATTACTGGGCCGAACACGACGAAACCTTGGGCCATCTCGTCGCGCACGTGCTAGTGCATGAGATCGGCCATCATTTCGGCCTCTCCGACGACGACATGACGGCGATCGAGGCGGCTGCGACGGACGGCTAA
- a CDS encoding WD40 repeat domain-containing protein — MSATAAPSLTQQVTEIPAGAHVIAAHWLGRQLALALGDGAVLLVAEGGEATRVEAHPEAGILVAAGDGKRLVTGGDDGRVVAVKADGTLEEVATAKGGAWIDALALHPDGGVAYAAGKRVVARDAKGREKLFEAPSTARGLAFAPKGYRLAVAHYGGASLWYPNLDTPPEALTWKGSHIDVIWSMDGRFVITTMQENALHGWRLQPDRGHMRMTGYPAKVRSTAWSSDGDWLATSGAEAVIVWPFDSKEGPTGKAPRECGVRPARVSRVAFHPKAPVLAAGYEDGCVLLIRFTDASELLVRPAVRGSAVTAMSWHSGGEHLAFGCADGQAGLLSLPR; from the coding sequence ATGAGCGCCACCGCCGCCCCCTCCCTCACCCAGCAGGTCACCGAGATCCCGGCCGGCGCCCATGTCATCGCGGCGCACTGGCTCGGCCGGCAGCTCGCCCTGGCGCTCGGCGACGGGGCGGTGCTCCTCGTCGCGGAAGGGGGCGAGGCCACCCGGGTCGAGGCCCACCCGGAGGCCGGCATCCTGGTCGCCGCGGGCGACGGCAAGCGCCTCGTCACCGGCGGCGACGACGGACGGGTGGTCGCGGTCAAGGCCGACGGGACCCTCGAGGAGGTCGCGACGGCCAAGGGCGGCGCCTGGATCGACGCGCTGGCCCTGCATCCGGACGGCGGCGTCGCCTATGCGGCCGGCAAGCGCGTCGTCGCCCGCGACGCCAAGGGCCGCGAAAAGCTTTTCGAGGCGCCCTCCACCGCCCGCGGCCTCGCCTTCGCGCCCAAGGGCTACCGCCTGGCGGTGGCGCATTACGGCGGCGCCTCCCTGTGGTACCCGAACCTCGACACCCCGCCCGAGGCCCTGACCTGGAAGGGCTCGCACATCGACGTGATCTGGTCGATGGATGGGCGCTTCGTCATCACGACGATGCAGGAGAACGCCCTGCACGGCTGGCGCCTCCAGCCCGATCGCGGCCACATGCGGATGACCGGCTACCCGGCCAAGGTGCGCTCCACCGCCTGGTCGTCCGACGGCGACTGGCTGGCGACGAGCGGCGCCGAGGCGGTGATCGTCTGGCCGTTCGATTCCAAGGAAGGCCCGACCGGCAAGGCGCCGCGGGAATGCGGCGTGCGCCCGGCCCGGGTCTCGCGGGTGGCGTTCCACCCCAAGGCCCCGGTCCTGGCGGCGGGCTACGAGGATGGCTGCGTGCTGCTCATCCGCTTCACTGACGCCTCCGAGCTGCTGGTGCGTCCCGCGGTGCGGGGCAGCGCCGTGACGGCGATGAGCTGGCATTCGGGCGGCGAGCACCTCGCCTTCGGCTGCGCCGACGGCCAGGCCGGTCTCCTCAGCCTGCCGCGCTGA
- the tolR gene encoding protein TolR encodes MGMGPVQAGAGDEDGFDAAPMSEINVTPMVDVMLVLLIIFMVAAPLMTVGVPVQLPKTAAAKSSESKKPVVVSIDKDGQAFLAKEPLPADTALARLKALAAEDPGQTVLVRGDKDVPYGRVMEVMGLVGQAGFAKVSLIANAPSGGAATPAPAAPAPASPQ; translated from the coding sequence ATGGGTATGGGACCGGTGCAGGCCGGCGCCGGCGACGAGGATGGCTTCGACGCCGCGCCGATGTCCGAGATCAACGTCACCCCGATGGTCGACGTGATGCTGGTGCTGCTGATCATCTTCATGGTCGCGGCCCCGCTGATGACCGTCGGCGTGCCGGTGCAGCTGCCGAAGACCGCCGCCGCCAAGAGTTCCGAATCGAAGAAGCCGGTGGTGGTCTCGATCGACAAGGACGGCCAGGCCTTCCTCGCCAAGGAGCCGCTTCCGGCCGACACCGCGCTCGCTCGCCTGAAGGCGCTCGCCGCCGAGGATCCGGGCCAGACCGTGCTGGTGCGCGGCGACAAGGACGTGCCCTACGGGCGTGTCATGGAGGTGATGGGCCTCGTCGGCCAGGCCGGCTTCGCCAAGGTCTCGCTGATCGCCAACGCCCCTTCGGGCGGGGCGGCGACGCCCGCTCCGGCCGCCCCCGCGCCGGCGTCTCCGCAGTAG
- a CDS encoding response regulator: MIQSAFAAMVPPAALPCETVLVVEDEAMVCEIAAEALADEGYRVLTAADAVEAGRILMAERVDMLFTDIDLARNTNGMALARDARRHCPRLPVVYTSGGRHTLGDGEAVTGSVFVPKPYRPSQIVALANRILGH, translated from the coding sequence ATGATCCAGTCTGCCTTTGCGGCGATGGTGCCGCCCGCTGCCCTCCCCTGCGAGACGGTGCTGGTGGTCGAGGACGAGGCGATGGTCTGCGAGATCGCCGCCGAGGCCCTGGCGGACGAGGGCTACCGCGTGCTCACCGCCGCCGACGCGGTCGAGGCCGGCCGCATCCTGATGGCCGAGCGGGTCGACATGCTGTTCACCGACATCGATCTGGCCCGCAACACCAACGGGATGGCGCTGGCCCGGGACGCGCGGCGCCACTGCCCGCGCCTGCCGGTGGTCTACACCTCGGGCGGCCGCCACACGCTCGGCGACGGCGAGGCGGTGACCGGCTCGGTCTTCGTCCCCAAGCCCTACCGCCCGAGCCAGATCGTGGCGCTCGCCAACCGTATCCTCGGACACTGA
- a CDS encoding formaldehyde-activating enzyme, producing the protein MSEIVFRTGEATVLAADGQYTDAMPEVLIGSVRGPVGQAFASMMGQVQGHTRMFVVRDLNQLVRPATMMTTKATIHTAEYVELLGGVVQAATGDAIVDCIIEGILPRDGLDELCMIIMIWLDPRCPEDPNLDRKDLYRTNYEATKLAIARALKGEPSVDELIANRHTVRHYALEGVLDDEA; encoded by the coding sequence ATGAGCGAGATCGTCTTCCGCACCGGCGAGGCCACCGTGCTGGCCGCCGATGGCCAGTACACCGACGCGATGCCCGAGGTGCTGATCGGCTCGGTGCGCGGACCGGTGGGGCAGGCCTTCGCCTCGATGATGGGGCAGGTCCAGGGCCATACGCGGATGTTCGTGGTGCGCGACCTCAACCAGCTCGTCCGCCCCGCCACCATGATGACCACCAAGGCGACGATCCACACCGCCGAATACGTCGAACTCCTCGGCGGCGTGGTCCAGGCCGCGACGGGGGACGCCATCGTCGATTGCATCATCGAGGGCATCCTGCCCCGCGACGGGCTCGACGAACTGTGCATGATCATCATGATCTGGCTCGACCCGCGCTGCCCCGAGGATCCGAACCTCGACCGCAAGGACCTCTACCGCACCAACTACGAGGCGACGAAGCTCGCCATCGCCCGGGCGCTCAAGGGCGAGCCGAGCGTCGACGAACTGATCGCCAACCGCCACACCGTGCGCCACTACGCCCTCGAGGGCGTGCTCGACGACGAGGCCTGA
- a CDS encoding peptide ABC transporter permease, producing MPRATSHTPDPAVDAAALLRRLAFFGLTLVIPVTALVSRRSVVILAPIGIALLIIAALLDGVQRPLGAGLARLGGARAILAGALLLGWCALSLVWTPFPGPASERLLNLAATVGLTVAGYLALPDRMRSANLYLLPLGVGAAAIGAVLLGLFSGASLRGGFEDDSSLERGAMLLALLVWPAAAWLRSRRRDMEALGLAVVVALALVLAPGPVPLLALACGAAAFALSAWRQGLGVRVTAGVAAGLVALAPLLPFLLRPVLTPLLGPLHPTILTLKAWQRVVTTEPLRLITGHGLETAIRGKVIGMLPANAPASLLFEIWYELGIVGAFAAAFVLWSGIRHSGREHPVLTPGAMATAATAFASACLGIGTTASWWFTSVTVVVLVFIAVERGQFRTSRPKASALPPRSAA from the coding sequence ATGCCGCGCGCGACGTCGCACACCCCCGATCCCGCCGTCGATGCGGCGGCGCTTCTGCGCCGCCTCGCCTTCTTCGGCCTGACGCTGGTGATCCCGGTCACCGCCCTGGTGTCGCGGCGCAGCGTGGTGATCCTGGCGCCGATCGGCATCGCGCTGCTCATCATCGCCGCCCTCCTCGACGGGGTTCAGCGTCCCCTCGGAGCGGGGCTTGCGCGGCTCGGAGGCGCCCGGGCGATCCTGGCCGGCGCGCTGCTGCTGGGCTGGTGCGCCCTGTCGCTGGTCTGGACGCCGTTCCCCGGCCCGGCGAGCGAACGCCTGCTCAACCTCGCTGCCACGGTCGGCCTGACGGTGGCGGGCTACCTCGCCCTGCCGGACCGGATGCGCTCGGCCAACCTCTACCTCCTGCCCCTCGGCGTCGGGGCGGCGGCGATCGGGGCGGTGCTGCTCGGGCTGTTCAGCGGCGCCTCGCTGCGCGGCGGCTTCGAGGACGACAGCTCGCTCGAACGCGGCGCGATGCTGCTCGCCCTGCTGGTCTGGCCCGCCGCCGCCTGGCTACGCTCGCGCCGGCGCGACATGGAGGCGCTCGGCCTCGCCGTGGTGGTGGCGCTCGCGCTGGTGCTCGCCCCCGGGCCGGTGCCGCTGCTGGCGCTCGCCTGCGGGGCGGCGGCCTTCGCGCTCTCGGCCTGGCGCCAGGGCCTCGGCGTGCGGGTCACGGCGGGCGTCGCGGCCGGCCTCGTCGCCCTGGCGCCGCTCCTGCCGTTCCTGCTGCGGCCGGTGCTGACGCCTCTGCTCGGACCGCTCCACCCGACGATCCTGACCCTCAAGGCCTGGCAGCGGGTGGTGACGACCGAGCCCCTGCGGCTCATCACCGGTCACGGCCTTGAGACGGCGATCCGCGGCAAGGTGATCGGCATGCTGCCGGCCAACGCCCCGGCCTCGCTGCTGTTCGAGATCTGGTACGAGCTCGGGATCGTCGGCGCCTTCGCGGCGGCCTTCGTCCTGTGGAGCGGCATCCGCCATTCCGGCCGCGAGCATCCGGTGCTGACCCCGGGGGCCATGGCCACCGCCGCCACCGCCTTCGCCTCCGCCTGCCTCGGTATCGGCACCACCGCGAGCTGGTGGTTCACCAGCGTCACCGTGGTGGTGCTGGTCTTCATCGCCGTGGAGCGGGGCCAATTCCGCACCAGCCGGCCGAAGGCGAGTGCCCTGCCGCCGCGCAGCGCGGCTTGA
- a CDS encoding Tat pathway signal protein, with the protein MLTQGLPRSRARIGRALALGLALSPMAIALAAPVEAQGTQAPAPETPATVTQAAVSQPAAPPLRVELNKLETAGEACKAVLVVENGKGGPIKSLRLDLYAFDPDGIVQKRSMVELGPLPARKTTLRQFEISPTPCSQVGRVLLNDVAACDGKDASGYDLTRDSCLERIEPSSAKGAAPFVR; encoded by the coding sequence GTGCTCACGCAAGGGTTGCCCCGGTCCCGGGCCCGCATCGGCCGCGCTTTGGCCCTCGGCCTCGCCCTGTCGCCGATGGCGATCGCCCTGGCGGCACCGGTCGAGGCGCAAGGCACCCAGGCACCGGCGCCCGAGACGCCCGCGACCGTCACCCAAGCCGCCGTGAGCCAGCCCGCCGCCCCGCCGCTGCGGGTGGAGCTGAACAAGCTCGAGACCGCCGGGGAGGCCTGCAAGGCGGTGCTGGTGGTCGAGAACGGCAAGGGCGGCCCGATCAAGTCGCTGCGCCTCGATCTCTACGCCTTCGACCCGGACGGCATCGTGCAGAAGCGCAGTATGGTCGAGCTCGGGCCCCTGCCGGCGCGCAAGACGACGCTGCGCCAGTTCGAGATCTCCCCCACCCCCTGCTCCCAGGTCGGCCGGGTGCTGCTCAACGACGTGGCGGCCTGCGACGGCAAGGACGCGTCGGGGTACGACCTGACCCGCGATTCCTGCCTGGAGCGCATCGAGCCCTCCTCCGCCAAGGGTGCCGCGCCGTTCGTGCGCTGA
- a CDS encoding pyrimidine 5'-nucleotidase has translation MLLPGESHLTAPQARGFSGIDTWVFDLDNTLYPHDARVWPQVDERITLYVMNLFGLDGISARALQKYFYHRYGTTLRALMAEWKIDPYEFLDFAHDIDHSSIALDPGLGVAIEGLPGRKLILTNGSRRHAENVAAKLGILDHFEDVFDIAAADFVPKPERSAYEKFLNRHGVDPTRSALFEDIAKNLVVPHDLGMATVLVVPRTIDPFRETFEQEAVRAPHIDHITNDLAGFLTDRVAPVLAA, from the coding sequence TTGCTCCTGCCAGGCGAGAGCCACCTCACCGCGCCTCAGGCCCGCGGCTTTTCCGGGATCGACACCTGGGTGTTCGACCTCGACAACACGCTCTATCCCCACGACGCCCGCGTCTGGCCGCAGGTCGACGAGCGCATCACCCTCTACGTGATGAACCTGTTCGGGCTCGACGGGATCTCGGCGCGGGCCTTGCAGAAATATTTCTACCACCGCTACGGCACGACTTTGCGCGCGCTGATGGCCGAGTGGAAGATCGACCCCTACGAGTTCCTCGACTTCGCCCACGACATCGACCATTCGAGCATCGCGCTCGATCCGGGTCTCGGCGTGGCGATCGAGGGATTGCCGGGCCGCAAGCTGATCCTCACCAACGGGTCGCGCCGGCACGCCGAGAACGTGGCGGCGAAGCTCGGCATCCTCGACCATTTCGAGGACGTGTTCGATATCGCGGCGGCCGATTTCGTGCCGAAGCCCGAGCGTAGCGCCTACGAGAAGTTCCTGAACCGCCACGGCGTCGACCCGACCCGCTCGGCGCTGTTCGAGGACATCGCCAAGAACCTCGTCGTCCCGCACGATCTCGGCATGGCGACGGTGCTTGTGGTGCCCCGCACCATCGACCCGTTCCGCGAGACCTTCGAGCAGGAGGCGGTGCGCGCGCCCCATATCGACCACATCACCAACGACCTCGCGGGTTTCCTGACCGACCGGGTCGCCCCGGTGCTGGCGGCGTGA
- a CDS encoding metallophosphoesterase family protein — MTTYFTSDTHFGDPRVLRIDRRPFPDLATHDAALIENWNAVVEPDDTVWHLGDFALGPPPERVQALLSALNGQKHLIVGNNDGPATLAARGWLSIAHYAEIDVDGQHLVLCHYAFRTWNRMGRGVLDLHGHSHGKLKPAARQYDVGVDAWDFRPVTLETIRTTRRKRPTT; from the coding sequence ATGACCACCTACTTCACCAGCGACACCCATTTCGGCGACCCGCGGGTGCTGCGCATCGACCGCCGGCCTTTTCCCGATCTCGCCACCCACGACGCGGCCTTGATCGAGAACTGGAATGCCGTGGTGGAGCCGGACGACACGGTCTGGCATCTCGGCGATTTCGCGTTGGGACCGCCGCCGGAGCGGGTCCAGGCCCTGCTCTCGGCGCTCAACGGGCAGAAGCACCTGATCGTCGGCAACAACGACGGGCCGGCGACGCTCGCCGCGCGGGGCTGGCTCAGCATCGCGCATTACGCCGAGATCGACGTCGACGGACAGCACCTCGTCCTGTGCCACTACGCCTTCCGAACCTGGAACCGGATGGGACGCGGCGTCCTCGACCTGCATGGGCATTCCCACGGCAAGCTCAAGCCGGCTGCCCGTCAATACGATGTCGGCGTCGATGCCTGGGATTTCCGGCCGGTGACGCTGGAAACGATCCGCACGACGCGGCGCAAGCGGCCGACGACCTGA
- a CDS encoding energy transducer TonB family protein, producing the protein MNHTVTTDAPEPREPGAGLGLAFLVALALHAGGLFALTYWRGPPAPPGENEITIDLAPDMAAVDVPNQAQDVDTAPTPTDTTEPKTVPTAEPPSDTVPMETPPPETKAEEAPQETPVEQVPAEAVPMEKPPEAVQAVQEPEEQVVTSTSPEAPAAVVAKPVEAPKPVPKPVPKPVAKPKPVEKPKPVEAKKPPQKPVRDVKREAEIRREAEKAAERRLEAARLRRSAAAASQMNQGGASAAASANAARAWGAMVRGAIQGRVRSVGASGTATVRFTVSRSGRVIGASLAGSSGNGSIDAAAVAAASGSVPPAPPEFTGAQQSFTLPVRFN; encoded by the coding sequence ATGAACCACACCGTGACGACCGACGCGCCGGAGCCGCGCGAGCCGGGGGCGGGCCTCGGCCTCGCCTTCCTGGTGGCGCTCGCCCTGCATGCGGGCGGCCTCTTCGCCCTGACCTACTGGCGCGGCCCCCCGGCCCCGCCCGGCGAGAACGAGATCACCATCGATCTCGCGCCGGACATGGCGGCGGTCGACGTGCCGAACCAGGCGCAGGACGTCGACACCGCGCCGACTCCCACCGACACGACCGAGCCGAAGACCGTGCCGACGGCCGAGCCCCCGTCCGACACGGTGCCGATGGAGACGCCGCCGCCCGAGACGAAGGCGGAGGAGGCGCCGCAGGAGACCCCGGTCGAGCAGGTCCCGGCCGAGGCGGTGCCGATGGAGAAGCCGCCCGAGGCCGTGCAGGCGGTGCAGGAGCCCGAGGAGCAGGTCGTCACCTCGACCAGTCCGGAGGCCCCCGCCGCAGTGGTGGCCAAGCCCGTCGAGGCGCCGAAGCCGGTTCCGAAACCCGTGCCGAAGCCGGTCGCCAAGCCCAAGCCGGTGGAGAAGCCGAAACCGGTCGAGGCGAAGAAGCCGCCGCAAAAGCCCGTGCGCGACGTGAAGCGCGAGGCGGAGATCCGGCGCGAGGCCGAGAAGGCGGCCGAGCGCCGGCTGGAGGCCGCCCGCCTGCGCCGCAGCGCGGCCGCCGCCTCGCAGATGAATCAGGGCGGCGCCTCGGCCGCCGCCAGCGCCAACGCGGCCCGGGCCTGGGGGGCGATGGTGCGCGGGGCGATCCAGGGGCGGGTCCGCAGCGTCGGGGCGAGCGGCACCGCGACGGTCCGCTTCACCGTCTCGCGGTCCGGCCGGGTCATCGGCGCCTCGCTCGCCGGCAGCAGCGGCAACGGCAGCATCGACGCCGCGGCCGTGGCGGCGGCCTCGGGCAGCGTACCGCCCGCCCCGCCGGAATTCACCGGCGCGCAGCAGAGCTTCACCCTGCCGGTGCGGTTCAACTGA
- a CDS encoding collagen-like protein, which yields MRPIRAALILSAALSACAVLSGPGLAQQPQGGAQAPAGGRTATPASSPITVWDARIAAGDLVVSGSVGKAGVVVTLDDDIPVTSDKRGRFTLKVPYVPQNCVATLKAGEASREIAIANCGATGAPGAKGEPGPTGPQGMAGLAGPPGPKGEAGPKGDAGPKGDAGPKGEPGPKGEAGPKGEAGPKGEAGPKGEAGPKGEPGPKGEAGPKGEPGPKGEAGPAGPVGSAGATATASGALPFRMLRTDGCSKPHCELVCDAGETFVSAYCLRGGTANFTRRESGEAVALCPPDSSGMVGFCAKL from the coding sequence ATGCGTCCAATCCGCGCCGCGTTGATCCTGTCTGCGGCCCTGTCCGCCTGTGCCGTCCTATCCGGACCGGGTCTCGCGCAGCAGCCCCAGGGTGGCGCGCAGGCGCCGGCGGGCGGGCGCACCGCCACCCCGGCCTCGTCGCCGATCACGGTCTGGGATGCCCGCATCGCGGCCGGCGATCTCGTCGTCTCCGGCAGCGTCGGCAAGGCCGGCGTGGTCGTCACCCTCGATGACGACATCCCGGTCACCTCCGACAAGCGTGGGCGCTTCACCCTGAAGGTGCCCTACGTGCCGCAGAACTGCGTCGCGACGCTCAAGGCCGGCGAGGCCTCGCGCGAGATCGCGATCGCGAATTGCGGTGCCACCGGCGCCCCGGGCGCGAAGGGCGAGCCGGGCCCGACCGGGCCGCAGGGCATGGCCGGCCTCGCCGGGCCGCCGGGCCCGAAGGGCGAGGCCGGACCCAAGGGTGATGCAGGGCCCAAGGGTGACGCAGGGCCCAAGGGTGAGCCCGGCCCGAAGGGCGAGGCTGGTCCCAAGGGCGAGGCTGGTCCCAAGGGTGAGGCTGGTCCCAAGGGTGAGGCTGGTCCCAAGGGTGAACCCGGCCCGAAGGGCGAGGCAGGGCCTAAGGGTGAGCCCGGCCCGAAGGGCGAGGCGGGTCCGGCCGGGCCGGTCGGCTCGGCGGGCGCGACCGCCACGGCGAGCGGTGCGCTGCCGTTCCGGATGCTGCGCACCGACGGCTGCTCCAAGCCGCATTGCGAACTGGTCTGCGACGCGGGCGAGACCTTCGTGTCGGCCTATTGCCTGCGCGGCGGCACCGCGAACTTCACCCGCCGCGAGAGCGGCGAGGCGGTGGCGCTCTGCCCGCCCGACAGCTCGGGCATGGTCGGGTTCTGTGCCAAGCTGTGA
- a CDS encoding virulence factor, producing MYAICFDLDTETLKTQYHNSSWQNGYQDIARVLERHGFDRQQGSVYFGNDQVDPVRCVLAIQDVARECPWFRAAVVDVRMLRIEENNDLLPALQPLP from the coding sequence GTGTATGCGATCTGCTTCGATCTTGATACCGAGACGCTGAAGACTCAATACCATAACTCGTCCTGGCAGAATGGTTACCAGGACATCGCCCGGGTGCTGGAGCGCCACGGCTTCGATCGGCAGCAGGGCAGCGTCTATTTTGGCAACGACCAGGTCGACCCGGTGCGGTGCGTCCTGGCGATCCAGGACGTGGCGCGGGAATGCCCCTGGTTCCGGGCCGCCGTGGTCGACGTCCGGATGCTGCGGATCGAGGAGAACAACGACCTTTTACCGGCGCTCCAGCCGCTCCCCTGA
- a CDS encoding MotA/TolQ/ExbB proton channel family protein translates to MDPTTATAGHDFSFLGLFLQADPIVKGVMILLVLASLVSWTIILEKVVRLAGARRQAKAFNRLVATGGMPEARSGISARVVAAAQEAWRDQDSSETRAERRERIERAMRAALTLDIKRLQIGLPFLASAGSAAPFIGLFGTVWGIMNSFSSIAKSQDTSLAVVAPGIAEALFATAIGLVVAIPAVLAYNKFSTDLGKIQASFVAGIGTLGNRLARDRSHHPRSAAAE, encoded by the coding sequence ATGGATCCGACGACAGCGACTGCCGGCCACGACTTCTCCTTCCTCGGGCTCTTCCTGCAGGCCGACCCGATCGTGAAGGGGGTGATGATCCTCCTGGTCCTGGCCTCGCTGGTCTCCTGGACGATCATCCTCGAGAAGGTGGTGCGCCTCGCCGGCGCCCGTCGCCAGGCCAAGGCCTTCAACCGCCTCGTCGCCACCGGCGGCATGCCGGAGGCGCGCTCGGGCATCTCCGCCCGGGTGGTAGCCGCCGCCCAGGAGGCCTGGCGCGACCAGGATTCGAGCGAGACCCGGGCCGAGCGGCGCGAGCGCATCGAGCGGGCGATGCGGGCGGCGCTGACCCTCGACATCAAGCGCCTGCAGATCGGCCTGCCGTTCCTGGCCAGCGCCGGCTCGGCGGCGCCGTTCATCGGCCTGTTCGGCACGGTCTGGGGCATCATGAACTCGTTCTCGTCGATCGCGAAGAGCCAGGACACCAGCCTCGCGGTGGTGGCGCCGGGCATCGCCGAGGCGTTGTTCGCCACCGCGATCGGACTCGTCGTCGCGATTCCCGCGGTGCTCGCCTACAACAAGTTCTCGACCGACCTCGGCAAGATCCAGGCGTCCTTCGTCGCCGGCATCGGCACCCTGGGCAACCGGCTGGCGCGCGACCGCAGCCACCATCCCCGCAGCGCCGCGGCCGAGTAA
- the flaF gene encoding flagellar biosynthesis regulator FlaF: protein MSYAANAYARTAQVALTPREAEAAVLIKAAARLQAIQDNWDVQQTTLNEALGFNRKVWTLLSSAATEPDAPLPEELKTSMARLGAFVFTRTLDAMIEPTADKLTALIRINRELANGLRGNP, encoded by the coding sequence ATGAGCTACGCGGCGAACGCCTACGCGAGAACGGCCCAGGTGGCGCTGACCCCCCGCGAGGCCGAGGCCGCGGTGCTGATCAAGGCAGCCGCCCGCCTGCAGGCGATCCAGGACAATTGGGACGTCCAGCAGACGACCCTCAACGAGGCGCTGGGCTTCAACCGCAAGGTCTGGACGCTGCTCTCCTCCGCCGCGACCGAGCCGGACGCGCCGCTGCCCGAGGAGCTGAAGACCTCGATGGCCCGCCTCGGCGCCTTCGTCTTCACCCGCACCCTCGACGCGATGATCGAGCCCACCGCCGACAAGCTGACCGCGCTGATCCGGATCAACCGCGAGTTAGCGAACGGCCTGCGGGGAAATCCCTGA